One Thiocapsa bogorovii DNA segment encodes these proteins:
- a CDS encoding NmrA/HSCARG family protein gives MSNPKIIAVFGATGAQGGGLARAILDDPDGGFAVRAITRDVDSEKAKVLAESGAEVVAADLDDETSLRRALDGAYGAYFVTFFWAHFSPEKEMAEAWNMAAAGQGAGLHHAIWSTLEDTRLWMPLDDARMPTLMEHYKVPHFDAKGESNHLFTEMGVPTTFLLTSFYWDNLIHFGMGPRRKSDGRLVFTLPMDDKKLPGIAAEDIGRCAYGIFKQGERYIGQTVGIAGEHLTGEQMAAALSDAFGEEVHYRSIRPEVYRSLGFPGADDLGNMFQFKRDFEADFCGARDPTVARALNPALKSFRKWLEINKDRIPRGG, from the coding sequence ATGAGCAACCCAAAGATCATCGCCGTGTTCGGCGCAACGGGAGCGCAGGGCGGCGGTTTGGCGCGCGCCATTCTCGATGACCCTGATGGCGGTTTCGCCGTGCGTGCGATTACGCGCGATGTTGACTCGGAGAAGGCGAAGGTGCTGGCTGAATCGGGCGCGGAGGTCGTCGCAGCCGATCTGGACGACGAGACCAGTCTACGCCGAGCCCTGGATGGGGCCTACGGGGCCTATTTCGTCACCTTCTTTTGGGCGCATTTCTCACCCGAGAAGGAGATGGCGGAGGCCTGGAACATGGCCGCCGCGGGACAGGGCGCCGGCCTGCATCACGCCATCTGGTCGACCCTCGAGGACACGCGTCTTTGGATGCCCCTCGATGACGCGCGGATGCCGACCCTCATGGAGCACTACAAGGTCCCGCACTTCGATGCCAAGGGCGAATCCAACCATCTCTTTACCGAGATGGGCGTGCCGACGACCTTCCTGTTGACTTCTTTCTACTGGGACAACCTCATCCACTTCGGTATGGGGCCACGGCGCAAGTCCGACGGTCGTCTCGTCTTCACACTGCCGATGGACGACAAAAAGCTGCCGGGGATCGCCGCGGAGGATATCGGGCGTTGTGCGTACGGTATCTTCAAGCAGGGCGAGCGCTACATCGGCCAAACGGTCGGCATCGCCGGGGAGCATCTGACCGGCGAGCAGATGGCCGCCGCACTGTCCGATGCGTTCGGCGAGGAGGTGCACTACCGTTCCATCCGACCGGAAGTCTACCGCAGCTTGGGGTTCCCCGGTGCGGACGACTTGGGAAATATGTTCCAGTTCAAGCGCGATTTCGAGGCCGACTTCTGCGGCGCGCGCGACCCGACGGTCGCCCGCGCGCTCAATCCCGCGTTGAAGTCGTTCCGAAAGTGGCTGGAGATCAACAAGGACCGAATTCCGCGCGGCGGTTAG
- a CDS encoding phosphate-starvation-inducible PsiE family protein, with the protein MDRNRFDIQFSGDLVPGTDVDTARQRIQHAFNLSDAALRQLFGGTSVTVRRGVDGETAARYQAAFRDAGAMIRIVPAPSERPPQPLSLDPFGWTGQGPNQAQTQPRPKSVIDRSFHYFEKALAAVLLVLISVVAVIAVIELCFVLYKDIVSQQGLFLLDLSELFEVFGMFLIVLIAIELMASIYMYMTDKSVHVEIMLLIAITALTRKVVVLDLESKGDPALYMLGLAALLGTLVAGYYLVKRLAGPGDGH; encoded by the coding sequence ATGGACAGAAACCGATTCGACATCCAGTTCAGCGGAGACCTCGTTCCGGGGACCGATGTGGACACGGCACGACAGCGAATTCAGCACGCCTTCAACCTCTCCGACGCCGCTCTCCGTCAACTCTTCGGCGGCACGTCGGTGACGGTCAGGCGGGGCGTCGACGGCGAGACCGCGGCGCGGTACCAGGCCGCCTTCCGTGACGCCGGCGCGATGATTCGGATCGTCCCCGCGCCGAGCGAGCGTCCGCCGCAACCATTGTCTCTCGATCCGTTCGGGTGGACCGGACAGGGTCCGAACCAAGCCCAAACCCAGCCTCGCCCGAAATCCGTGATCGACCGGTCGTTTCACTATTTCGAGAAGGCGCTGGCCGCGGTCCTGCTGGTCTTGATCTCGGTTGTCGCCGTGATCGCCGTCATCGAGCTTTGCTTCGTGCTGTACAAGGACATCGTCAGCCAGCAAGGTCTGTTTCTCCTTGACTTGAGCGAGCTATTCGAAGTCTTCGGCATGTTCTTGATCGTGTTGATCGCGATCGAGTTGATGGCGAGCATCTATATGTATATGACGGACAAGTCCGTCCATGTCGAGATCATGCTGTTGATCGCCATCACGGCACTGACCCGCAAGGTCGTCGTCTTGGATCTGGAGAGCAAGGGCGACCCGGCCCTGTACATGTTGGGCCTAGCCGCATTGTTGGGCACGCTGGTCGCAGGGTATTACCTCGTAAAGCGTCTGGCCGGACCCGGAGACGGCCATTGA
- a CDS encoding DUF29 family protein encodes MTTISYDADVVAWASEQARLIRAGRFDQLDLEHIAAEIESDNCPWTIEQILADDFLPG; translated from the coding sequence ATGACCACCATTAGCTATGACGCAGACGTTGTTGCCTGGGCGAGCGAGCAAGCGCGCCTGATCCGCGCGGGTCGGTTTGATCAGCTTGATCTGGAACACATCGCCGCGGAAATCGAATCGGACAACTGCCCATGGACGATCGAGCAGATCCTCGCCGATGATTTCTTGCCGGGCTAG
- a CDS encoding NADP-dependent malic enzyme, protein MTSDLSTSEQALRDAAREYHRSPTHGKIAVTPSKPLSNQRDLSLAYSPGVAYPCLDIQADPALAAEYTSRGNLVGVVTNGTAVLGLGDIGPLAGKPVMEGKGCLFKKFAGIDVFDIELAERDPEKLVEIIAALEPTLGGINLEDIKAPECFYIERELSKRMNIPVFHDDQHGTAIISGAALLNALELVGKAIETVKVAVSGAGAAALACVDVMVGLGMRREHVFMVDSKGVIYEGRPGGFDPSKARYAQQTDARTLADVVDGADVFLGCSAPGVLTVEMVKTMADRPIILALANPEPEIRPELAKLARPDCIIATGRSDYPNQVNNVLCFPYIFRGALDSGATKITAEMKLACVREIADLAKSETSAEVATAYAGQDLSFGPDYLIPKPFDTRLILRIAPAVAQAASDSGVATRPIADMQAYRDSLTLFVYQTGILMRPVINAAKALPDTRKRVAFADGEDERALRAAQIALDDRLARPILIGRPAVIQAHIEKAGLRMRLGEDVENVNPEQDPRFHQYWEHYHRLMGRNGATPEVAKAAVRRSNTIIASLMVALDHADAMICGLAGSYETHLERIHSIIGLQPGVSNYAALNALMTERGGPLFIADTYVNEDPGAEQLAEIAWMAVQEIQRFGLPAKVAFLSHSSFGSSKRASAKKMRLARDLFVASHPEIECDGELHGDAALEEDIRSRYLAETTLSGSANLLICPNLDAANILYTVLKTTTSGGVTVGPILMGAAATACILTPAATVRRTLNMTTLAVASAAAARHVPEVSHTKPAGDLPGGSNGHAGDTSG, encoded by the coding sequence ATGACCTCAGATCTTTCCACCTCCGAGCAGGCATTACGTGACGCCGCTCGGGAGTATCACCGTAGTCCCACTCACGGCAAGATCGCCGTCACGCCCTCCAAGCCTTTGTCGAATCAGCGCGATCTCTCGCTGGCCTACTCGCCGGGCGTGGCCTATCCCTGTCTCGATATCCAGGCCGATCCGGCGCTTGCCGCGGAGTACACCTCGCGCGGGAATCTGGTGGGCGTGGTGACCAACGGCACGGCTGTGCTCGGCCTGGGTGATATCGGTCCGTTGGCCGGCAAGCCCGTGATGGAGGGCAAGGGTTGCCTGTTCAAGAAATTCGCGGGCATCGACGTGTTCGACATCGAGCTGGCCGAGCGTGACCCGGAGAAGCTGGTGGAGATCATCGCCGCGCTCGAACCGACGCTGGGCGGGATCAATCTGGAGGACATCAAGGCGCCGGAGTGCTTCTATATCGAGCGCGAGCTCAGCAAGCGCATGAACATTCCCGTGTTCCATGACGATCAACACGGCACGGCTATCATCTCCGGTGCCGCCTTGCTGAACGCCTTGGAGCTCGTCGGCAAGGCCATCGAGACAGTGAAGGTGGCCGTCTCGGGCGCCGGCGCGGCGGCGCTCGCCTGCGTCGACGTGATGGTCGGTCTGGGCATGCGACGCGAGCACGTCTTTATGGTCGATTCCAAGGGCGTGATCTACGAGGGTCGTCCGGGCGGGTTCGACCCATCCAAGGCACGCTATGCGCAGCAGACTGATGCACGCACCCTGGCCGACGTGGTCGACGGCGCCGATGTCTTTCTGGGTTGCTCCGCACCCGGCGTGCTGACCGTGGAGATGGTCAAGACCATGGCCGATCGGCCGATTATCCTGGCCCTGGCCAACCCCGAGCCGGAGATCCGCCCGGAGCTGGCCAAGCTCGCGCGGCCCGACTGCATCATCGCCACCGGCCGTTCGGACTACCCCAATCAGGTCAATAATGTCCTGTGCTTTCCCTATATCTTTCGTGGAGCACTCGACAGCGGCGCCACCAAGATCACGGCGGAGATGAAGCTTGCCTGCGTTCGCGAGATCGCCGATCTGGCCAAAAGCGAGACCAGCGCCGAAGTGGCGACGGCCTATGCCGGGCAGGACCTGAGCTTCGGCCCCGACTACTTGATTCCCAAGCCCTTCGACACGCGCTTGATCCTGCGCATTGCGCCCGCTGTGGCCCAAGCCGCGTCCGACTCGGGGGTGGCCACCCGCCCCATTGCCGACATGCAGGCCTACAGGGACAGCCTGACGCTCTTCGTGTACCAGACCGGCATCCTGATGCGCCCGGTCATCAATGCCGCCAAGGCCCTGCCCGACACCAGAAAGCGCGTGGCCTTTGCCGACGGCGAGGACGAGCGCGCCCTGCGGGCCGCCCAGATCGCGCTCGACGACCGCCTGGCTCGCCCCATCCTGATCGGACGTCCCGCCGTGATCCAGGCCCACATCGAGAAGGCCGGCCTGCGCATGCGGCTCGGGGAGGACGTCGAGAACGTGAACCCCGAGCAGGATCCGCGCTTCCACCAATATTGGGAGCATTACCATCGACTCATGGGCCGCAACGGCGCCACGCCGGAGGTGGCCAAGGCGGCGGTGCGTCGCTCCAACACCATCATTGCCTCGTTGATGGTCGCCCTGGACCACGCCGACGCCATGATCTGCGGTCTGGCGGGCAGCTACGAGACCCATCTCGAACGCATCCATAGCATCATCGGTCTGCAGCCCGGAGTCAGCAATTATGCGGCCCTCAACGCGCTGATGACGGAACGCGGCGGGCCGCTCTTCATTGCCGATACCTATGTCAACGAAGACCCCGGCGCGGAACAGCTGGCCGAGATTGCCTGGATGGCCGTACAGGAGATTCAACGCTTCGGTTTGCCGGCGAAGGTGGCCTTTCTCTCGCACTCGAGCTTCGGCTCATCCAAACGCGCTTCGGCCAAGAAGATGCGTCTGGCGCGTGACCTCTTCGTCGCCAGCCACCCCGAGATCGAATGCGACGGCGAATTGCACGGCGATGCCGCGCTGGAGGAAGACATCCGCAGCCGGTACCTGGCAGAGACGACCCTCAGCGGCTCGGCGAACCTGCTGATCTGTCCGAACCTCGATGCCGCCAACATCCTCTACACCGTGCTCAAAACCACCACCAGCGGTGGTGTGACCGTGGGTCCGATCCTGATGGGCGCGGCCGCGACGGCCTGTATCCTCACCCCGGCCGCGACCGTGCGACGCACCCTGAACATGACGACCTTGGCCGTGGCGAGCGCGGCCGCAGCTCGTCATGTACCCGAGGTCTCTCATACGAAGCCGGCCGGGGATCTGCCGGGAGGTTCGAACGGGCATGCCGGGGACACATCGGGATAG
- a CDS encoding glycosyltransferase has protein sequence MADCWGQERFISLPYSQPRALIYRLRRRLLKLLDREAAFRRSVDGWYDNRLDARFRTIGLSLRPDVVIVEYVFFSKALRCFPGHALKVIDTHDLFSNRHRGFIDHFDGYGSYSITPREERKGLDRADVVLAIQDEEGECFRQMTNREIVTVGHLISVKRPAARTGGARLLFMGSVCKSNADAVAVLKDLILPRIRAEIPEAELILAGPIGEGADEQTDGVIALGRVESLAALYATVDIVVNPVRAGTGLKIKNIEALAYGKPVVTTALGAAGLKPGTGLVVANDPTAFASAVVAILRDPSRYASLSEGAYRFACEWTRRQRTALRSVLGHVPIENAGRSARLLESAFRGRPWMRRRTP, from the coding sequence ATGGCCGACTGCTGGGGACAAGAGCGCTTCATCTCCCTACCCTACAGCCAACCTCGAGCCTTGATATACCGCTTGCGTCGGAGGCTCCTGAAGCTGCTCGACCGAGAAGCGGCTTTTCGCCGCAGCGTGGATGGTTGGTACGACAACAGACTCGATGCGAGATTCCGGACGATTGGGCTTTCGCTGCGGCCCGATGTCGTCATCGTCGAGTATGTCTTCTTCTCCAAGGCGCTGCGCTGTTTCCCCGGCCATGCCTTGAAGGTCATCGACACACACGATCTCTTCAGCAACCGGCATCGGGGTTTCATCGACCACTTTGATGGCTACGGCTCTTACTCGATCACGCCTCGGGAGGAGCGCAAGGGCCTCGACCGTGCGGACGTGGTCCTCGCCATTCAGGATGAAGAAGGCGAGTGCTTTCGACAGATGACCAACCGCGAGATCGTTACGGTCGGTCATCTGATCTCGGTCAAGCGCCCGGCAGCGCGTACAGGAGGCGCCCGCTTGTTGTTCATGGGTTCCGTCTGCAAGAGCAACGCGGACGCGGTTGCAGTCCTCAAGGACCTCATTCTCCCGCGCATTCGGGCCGAGATCCCCGAAGCCGAGCTGATCCTCGCCGGTCCGATCGGCGAAGGGGCCGATGAGCAGACAGATGGCGTCATCGCTCTCGGGCGGGTGGAGTCACTCGCGGCCCTCTACGCGACGGTCGACATCGTGGTCAATCCGGTTCGCGCGGGTACCGGTCTCAAGATCAAAAACATCGAAGCCCTGGCGTACGGCAAGCCTGTCGTCACCACGGCCTTGGGTGCCGCCGGGCTGAAGCCCGGCACTGGTCTGGTCGTCGCAAACGACCCGACGGCGTTTGCCTCCGCCGTCGTCGCGATCCTACGCGACCCGTCGAGATATGCCTCCTTGTCGGAGGGCGCCTATCGATTCGCATGCGAGTGGACTCGGAGACAGCGCACCGCGCTTCGGAGCGTGCTGGGTCATGTGCCGATCGAGAATGCCGGAAGAAGCGCCCGTCTGCTTGAGAGCGCATTCCGAGGCCGACCCTGGATGCGCCGTCGCACGCCCTGA
- a CDS encoding alkaline phosphatase family protein yields MAEATASGAASRPRLLIIGLDGLEIRYAERLMDRGELPALAALRARSACFRLDHGPAQRTGLAWEHFASGLSPAGARRRSAVEFDPGNYKTWQEGARFKPFLEQIDARVTVFDAPYVDLRRTTEMRGVVGWGAHDPGTEPNGRPDKLSRSFQDRFGPYPAAEWTYTTPAYCAATCESMGRALAAAVERRLEAALWMLQSVPDTDVFFVVTGELHSAIEGLWHGVDPNHPLHTHPSAPAAAKALLEVHRAVDRFVARLAEACRGWDLLAFAMGGMGTNTSDLQSMALLPELLFREAFGRPLLQIPSDWTREPDTVLHLDPQDGWSNARNWFPAPGRSARLAQRLRRSVRRLLPPAARPANPLGPFRSPLNWQPTTRYAGWWSQMNAFALPSFYDGRIRINLRGREGEGRVDPDAYARILDCLETLLGECRDPLTDAPAVAYFERPSVEDPFALDSSDADLTVVWSSPAAALIHPRHGMIGPLPYRRTGGHTGPHGVAYLAASSIATGDYGERSSFDIAPTVADLVGARSDSRLSGRSLLCDVGGSV; encoded by the coding sequence ATGGCTGAAGCGACAGCATCCGGGGCAGCAAGTCGACCCCGCCTTCTCATCATCGGCCTCGACGGATTGGAGATCCGCTATGCGGAACGACTCATGGACAGGGGTGAGTTGCCGGCACTCGCGGCCTTGCGGGCCAGGAGCGCATGCTTTCGGCTGGACCACGGACCGGCTCAGCGCACCGGATTGGCCTGGGAGCACTTCGCATCGGGTCTCTCGCCGGCGGGGGCGAGACGCCGGTCCGCGGTCGAGTTCGACCCAGGGAACTACAAGACCTGGCAGGAAGGCGCACGATTCAAGCCGTTCCTAGAGCAGATCGATGCCCGCGTCACGGTCTTCGACGCGCCCTACGTGGATCTGCGCCGGACTACGGAGATGCGCGGCGTGGTCGGCTGGGGTGCCCACGATCCAGGTACAGAGCCGAACGGGCGGCCAGATAAGCTATCGCGGTCGTTTCAGGATAGATTCGGCCCCTACCCGGCCGCCGAATGGACCTACACCACGCCCGCCTACTGCGCGGCGACCTGCGAATCGATGGGCCGGGCCCTCGCCGCGGCGGTGGAGCGCAGACTGGAGGCCGCCCTGTGGATGCTGCAGTCCGTCCCGGACACAGACGTCTTTTTCGTGGTCACCGGGGAATTGCACTCCGCCATCGAGGGTCTCTGGCATGGGGTCGATCCGAATCACCCCCTACATACCCATCCATCGGCCCCTGCGGCCGCGAAGGCCCTGCTGGAGGTGCACCGGGCGGTCGACCGATTTGTCGCGCGGCTGGCCGAGGCGTGCCGGGGATGGGACCTGCTCGCGTTCGCGATGGGCGGCATGGGGACAAACACCTCCGATCTGCAGAGCATGGCCTTGCTCCCGGAACTGCTCTTTCGGGAAGCATTCGGTCGGCCTCTGCTGCAGATCCCCTCGGACTGGACTCGGGAGCCGGATACCGTCCTGCACCTCGATCCGCAGGACGGCTGGAGCAATGCCCGGAACTGGTTTCCCGCGCCGGGGCGCTCTGCGCGCCTCGCTCAACGGCTGCGACGCTCGGTGCGCCGCTTACTCCCGCCGGCGGCGCGCCCGGCCAACCCTCTCGGCCCTTTCCGGAGCCCGTTGAACTGGCAGCCGACGACACGCTATGCCGGTTGGTGGTCGCAGATGAATGCCTTCGCGTTGCCGTCATTCTATGACGGGCGCATTCGGATCAACCTCCGAGGCAGAGAAGGGGAGGGTCGAGTCGATCCAGACGCATACGCCCGGATTCTCGACTGCCTGGAGACCTTGCTCGGCGAATGCCGAGACCCGCTCACCGATGCGCCTGCGGTCGCGTATTTCGAGCGCCCGAGCGTCGAGGATCCCTTTGCGCTGGACAGCAGCGATGCCGACTTGACCGTGGTTTGGAGCTCGCCCGCCGCCGCCCTGATCCATCCGAGACATGGAATGATCGGGCCGCTTCCCTATCGCCGCACCGGCGGACATACCGGCCCGCATGGCGTCGCCTATCTGGCTGCGTCGTCGATCGCAACGGGGGACTACGGCGAGCGTTCCTCCTTCGACATCGCCCCGACGGTCGCCGATCTCGTCGGAGCACGCAGCGACTCGAGACTCTCGGGTCGGAGCTTGCTGTGTGATGTCGGAGGAAGCGTCTGA
- a CDS encoding glycosyltransferase family 2 protein produces MSMEMLRISAVVCTHNRVEHLAEVLRSLQEQTLDPERFEILVVDNRSNDGTAALVRDIAEKQSNLRYLLEPEIGLSHARNLGWRNARAPFVAYLDDDAVAAPDWLERISLAFERVLPTPGCVCGRVAPIWGKDRPAWLNDRLGRYFSILERQDPPGWLADNAFCGANMAFPRAVLAKLDGFDTALGRRGANLLSNEELLMSKRLRASGPGIYYDPAIAVRHHIAAARLTRGWIIRRVYWQGVSDAIVWRRLEAPDTTHRLKAAVRSLRPIFVLGGRLARNLARGDTKRVFDAALRLVGRGGYLIGLLALEHAP; encoded by the coding sequence ATGTCCATGGAGATGTTGCGGATCAGCGCCGTGGTCTGCACCCACAATCGGGTCGAGCATCTGGCGGAGGTCTTGCGCAGCTTGCAGGAACAGACACTGGACCCGGAACGGTTCGAGATCTTGGTCGTCGACAACCGCTCGAATGACGGAACGGCGGCCCTGGTGCGGGACATCGCAGAGAAGCAGTCCAATCTGCGCTATCTGCTCGAGCCCGAGATCGGCCTCAGCCACGCCCGCAATCTGGGTTGGCGCAACGCACGAGCGCCGTTCGTCGCCTATCTGGACGACGACGCCGTCGCGGCTCCAGACTGGCTGGAGCGGATCAGCCTGGCCTTCGAACGTGTTCTCCCGACTCCCGGCTGCGTCTGCGGTCGCGTCGCACCGATCTGGGGCAAAGACCGGCCGGCCTGGTTGAACGACAGGCTCGGCCGTTATTTCTCGATCCTCGAGCGGCAGGATCCGCCCGGATGGCTGGCCGACAATGCGTTCTGCGGTGCCAATATGGCCTTCCCCCGAGCCGTTCTGGCGAAGCTCGACGGCTTCGATACCGCGCTGGGCCGGCGAGGTGCGAACCTTCTTTCCAACGAAGAGCTACTGATGAGCAAGCGCCTTCGTGCGAGCGGCCCAGGGATCTACTATGATCCGGCCATCGCGGTGCGACACCATATCGCGGCCGCCCGCTTGACGCGCGGTTGGATTATACGCCGGGTCTACTGGCAGGGCGTCTCCGACGCGATCGTCTGGCGACGGCTCGAGGCGCCCGATACAACACATCGACTGAAGGCAGCAGTCAGGTCGCTCCGGCCGATCTTCGTGCTCGGTGGTCGATTGGCCCGCAACTTGGCGCGCGGTGATACAAAGCGCGTCTTCGACGCCGCGCTTCGGCTCGTCGGCCGAGGCGGCTATCTGATCGGGCTGCTCGCACTCGAGCATGCGCCCTAG
- a CDS encoding vWA domain-containing protein, protein MHLKRWLVVWLLLGAMVLAAALAFAEPPTDRAPLLQPGKKTLFQRVLTRPGAMLTEEPGGDAGRPVDAFSRFYVYAETEREGQRWLEVGVDTKGKVSGWLRVGDTVPWLQQMALAFTNPGAARERALFFESWDALNNLLALPDPAAEVGPLTREIAEGGRDPRVVAIEPDRFIDINSRFYLLPILDFEEVFTDSGHLMRGLKVASVTETAAPTTTPPPAERAEPVTQLGSFRAAVVFIIDSTVSMQRYIDEARAAAEQVYKRIEGSGLLDKVAFGLVAFRAHSADPAKARSLEYVARMFVDPSEVSSGLEFLTRASKVTEAKVSTDRFDEDPYAGVITALEEIPWNRFGARYAVLITDAGALEGDASTTGLHAEQVRSEAAEKGVALMVLHLKTALGKANHAAAEAQYRTLANNAAIQRSLYFSVQDGSAAALGKAVAALSDTVIESIEASARGELAAGSARAATAIPNPATPPASPSVAQDPETAALREATRALGHAMQLAYLGREEGTRAPSVFEGWISDSDLADPTVRTVDERVLITKDQLSDLHGILKQIVDAADAGMLKPDAFFDSLRSIAAQYGRDPALAASPQATKLADLGLLGEYLDGLPYKSDVMTLDQDTWSRWGTQRQFEFVSRLKGKIKLYERYNADTDRWVSLAEGSPAGEWVYPVPLRDLP, encoded by the coding sequence ATGCACCTGAAGAGATGGTTGGTTGTTTGGCTGCTGCTGGGCGCGATGGTCCTGGCCGCGGCACTGGCCTTTGCCGAGCCGCCGACCGATCGCGCGCCCTTGCTGCAGCCCGGGAAGAAGACGCTCTTTCAGCGGGTGCTGACCCGTCCGGGGGCGATGCTGACCGAGGAACCGGGCGGGGATGCGGGACGTCCTGTCGATGCCTTTTCGCGCTTCTACGTCTATGCCGAGACCGAGCGCGAGGGGCAGCGCTGGCTCGAGGTGGGGGTCGACACCAAGGGCAAGGTCAGCGGCTGGCTGCGCGTCGGCGACACTGTGCCCTGGCTGCAGCAGATGGCGCTGGCCTTCACCAACCCGGGCGCCGCGCGCGAGCGCGCCCTGTTCTTCGAGTCGTGGGATGCGCTGAACAACCTGCTGGCGCTGCCGGATCCGGCCGCCGAGGTCGGGCCGCTGACCCGTGAGATCGCCGAGGGCGGGCGCGATCCGCGCGTGGTCGCGATCGAGCCGGATCGTTTCATCGACATCAACTCGCGCTTCTATCTGCTGCCGATCCTGGACTTCGAGGAGGTCTTCACCGATTCGGGTCATTTGATGCGCGGTCTCAAGGTCGCCTCGGTCACCGAGACGGCGGCGCCGACGACCACGCCGCCTCCGGCCGAGCGCGCGGAGCCGGTGACCCAGCTCGGCAGCTTCCGCGCGGCGGTCGTCTTCATCATCGACTCGACGGTCTCGATGCAGCGCTACATCGACGAGGCGCGAGCGGCGGCGGAGCAGGTCTACAAGCGGATCGAAGGGTCCGGGCTTCTGGACAAGGTCGCCTTCGGTCTCGTCGCCTTCCGCGCGCACTCTGCGGATCCCGCCAAGGCCAGATCACTCGAGTATGTCGCGCGGATGTTCGTCGACCCCTCGGAGGTCTCCTCGGGTCTCGAGTTCCTCACCCGCGCATCCAAGGTCACCGAGGCGAAGGTCTCGACCGACCGGTTCGACGAAGACCCCTACGCGGGTGTGATCACCGCCTTGGAAGAGATCCCCTGGAACCGCTTCGGCGCACGCTATGCCGTGCTGATCACGGATGCAGGCGCGCTCGAAGGCGACGCCTCCACGACGGGTCTGCATGCCGAGCAGGTGCGCTCGGAGGCGGCCGAGAAGGGTGTTGCGCTGATGGTGCTGCATCTGAAGACCGCGCTCGGCAAGGCCAACCACGCCGCTGCCGAGGCGCAGTATCGGACCCTGGCGAACAACGCCGCGATCCAGCGCAGTCTCTATTTCTCGGTGCAGGACGGCTCTGCCGCGGCACTCGGCAAGGCGGTCGCCGCGCTGTCCGACACGGTCATCGAGAGTATCGAGGCATCGGCGCGCGGCGAGCTTGCCGCGGGCAGTGCGCGTGCAGCCACCGCCATCCCGAATCCCGCAACCCCGCCGGCGAGTCCTTCCGTTGCGCAAGATCCTGAAACCGCCGCCCTGCGCGAGGCCACCCGGGCGCTCGGCCATGCCATGCAGCTCGCCTATCTGGGCCGCGAGGAGGGCACGCGCGCCCCGTCGGTCTTCGAGGGTTGGATCAGCGACAGCGATCTTGCCGACCCCACGGTGCGAACGGTCGACGAGCGGGTGCTGATCACCAAGGACCAGTTGAGCGATCTGCACGGGATCTTGAAACAGATCGTCGATGCCGCCGATGCCGGGATGTTGAAGCCCGACGCCTTCTTCGACAGCCTGCGCTCCATTGCTGCGCAATACGGGCGCGACCCGGCCCTCGCCGCGAGCCCGCAAGCGACCAAGCTCGCCGACCTCGGTCTGCTCGGCGAATACCTCGACGGTCTCCCCTACAAGAGCGACGTCATGACGTTGGATCAGGACACCTGGTCGCGCTGGGGCACGCAGCGTCAGTTCGAGTTCGTGAGCCGGCTCAAGGGCAAGATCAAGCTCTACGAACGCTACAACGCGGACACCGATCGGTGGGTGAGCCTCGCCGAGGGCAGCCCGGCGGGCGAATGGGTCTATCCGGTGCCGCTGCGCGATCTGCCCTGA
- a CDS encoding ABC transporter ATP-binding protein — MGPRMAPVDAVPVRAIPSDPPDSATAAPLIEATGLGYRYGHGRGAFEVSVPSLRITRGETLAITGESGSGKSTVLELLGLAAPPLAGAGFLWHAAAPVDIAALWRARAEGALAQMRARSIGFVMQTGGLLPFLTVRENIGINRRLLGLPADDARIAHLVAALEIGALLDRRPAQLSVGQQQRVSIGRALAHGPALVLADEPSSALDPRLADRVLGLLRDLAVESGAAVVVATHEQARVRALGLREIRARPLDAPDRLGSCFEDAP, encoded by the coding sequence ATGGGTCCGCGGATGGCGCCTGTCGATGCGGTGCCCGTTCGGGCGATACCGTCCGATCCACCGGATTCGGCGACCGCTGCGCCGTTGATCGAGGCGACCGGTCTGGGCTATCGATACGGGCACGGCCGAGGGGCCTTCGAGGTCAGTGTGCCGAGCTTGAGGATCACCCGCGGCGAGACGCTGGCCATCACCGGCGAGAGCGGCAGCGGCAAGAGTACGGTCCTCGAGCTGCTTGGGCTCGCCGCACCCCCGTTGGCGGGGGCGGGCTTTCTCTGGCATGCGGCGGCGCCGGTGGATATTGCCGCGCTCTGGCGTGCCCGCGCCGAGGGTGCGCTCGCGCAGATGCGCGCCCGTTCGATCGGATTCGTGATGCAGACCGGTGGACTCCTGCCCTTCCTCACCGTGCGCGAAAACATCGGCATCAACCGGCGTCTGCTCGGGCTTCCGGCCGATGACGCGCGAATCGCTCACTTGGTGGCGGCGCTCGAGATCGGTGCGTTGTTGGACCGGCGGCCGGCGCAGCTCTCGGTCGGGCAGCAGCAGCGGGTCTCGATCGGGCGTGCGTTGGCCCACGGTCCCGCCCTGGTGTTGGCCGACGAGCCCTCTTCGGCGCTCGACCCGCGGCTTGCGGACCGGGTGCTCGGTCTGCTGCGCGATCTGGCCGTCGAGAGCGGGGCCGCGGTCGTGGTCGCGACACACGAGCAGGCACGCGTGCGTGCGCTTGGCCTGCGAGAGATCCGGGCGCGTCCGCTGGATGCGCCCGACCGGCTCGGCTCTTGCTTCGAGGACGCACCATGA